A section of the Flavobacterium sp. CG_23.5 genome encodes:
- a CDS encoding SusC/RagA family TonB-linked outer membrane protein, with protein MNKNSIFKGWAALYYPILFGLYLYCLPVMARTPLPIPIPQQQNITGIVTDSQGVLTGVTISLKGKSTTTVTNYDGTYSLTANATDTLIFSFIGYKTLTVPIAGRTTVNVRLQEDATQLQEVKINAGYYSVKESERTGSIAKITSKDIEKQPVANVLATMQGRMAGVDVVQTTGVPGGGFDIRIRGLNSLRSTGNAPLYIIDGVPFASDAIGDAQTSSTLPTATSPLNSINPSTIESIEILKDADATAIYGSRGANGVVLITTKKGKAGKSQFTASASTGIGQVTRMLDLLHTEDYRAIRQQAFANDGITDYPYNAYDVNGTWDSTRYTDWQKELTGGTTTIKTLQAAVSGGSAQTHFLVSGNTYTQSTVFPGDFYYKKGGVHVSLDHESEDKRFKVVFSGSYDVQHNDQPAADLTRISRNLAPNAPALYDAEGNLNWENSSWENPLAALHAEALAKTNSLVANSTFSYQLPYNFTAKTSLGFTDLHHHESRTDPSSIYDPVYEAGPEYSAIFLTTTGRRSWIVEPQLNWQHNLGHGKIDVLFGGTFQNQLSDRLIQYGSGFTSNSLLYNLASASFSKTYYDDETVYRYQAFFGRVNLSWKDMYFVNLTGRRDGSSRFGPGKQFANFGAVGAAWLFSSANLLKEHLSLLSFGKLRGSYGVTGNDQIGDYQYLDTYQSSGNVYDGTVGLQPMRLFNPNFSWESNRKMEAAIELGFLGDRIFTTASWYRNRSSNQLIGMPLPATTGFTSLQSNLAATVQNTGLELTLRTVNVQKDAFGWTTSFNITVPKNKLIAFPGLEASTYRNQYVIGESINIQKLYHYTGINPQLGVYEFEDVNGDGILSFADDAQTFRDFSREYYGGLQNQLRYKRFQLDFLFQFVKQLNWNAASPYSAPGAFGNQPTSILGSWQQAGDSGPNQIYTTGLNSNAVNAYGRYANSDVAVSDASYVRLKNIAVSYDVPTTTIGLQCRLFLQAQNLLTLTSYKDGDPEFRSFNYLPPMRIISFGAEYKF; from the coding sequence ATGAATAAAAATTCAATATTTAAGGGTTGGGCGGCACTTTATTATCCAATACTTTTTGGATTGTATCTGTACTGTCTTCCCGTTATGGCTCGAACACCATTGCCCATACCCATTCCTCAACAGCAAAATATTACTGGAATCGTAACTGACAGTCAGGGTGTATTGACCGGTGTTACTATATCCTTAAAGGGAAAATCGACTACTACTGTTACCAATTATGACGGTACCTACAGTCTCACTGCTAATGCTACGGACACTCTTATTTTTTCTTTTATAGGGTATAAAACCTTGACTGTTCCGATAGCGGGACGTACTACCGTTAATGTACGTCTTCAAGAGGATGCCACCCAACTGCAGGAAGTGAAAATTAATGCGGGATATTATAGCGTAAAAGAAAGCGAACGCACCGGCAGCATCGCTAAAATCACATCAAAAGATATTGAAAAACAACCTGTGGCCAATGTACTTGCTACTATGCAAGGCAGAATGGCCGGGGTGGATGTTGTGCAAACAACAGGTGTGCCGGGTGGTGGTTTTGATATTCGAATTCGTGGACTTAACAGTTTGCGAAGTACTGGAAATGCTCCGTTGTATATTATTGACGGGGTACCTTTTGCCTCGGATGCGATAGGGGATGCACAGACTTCCTCGACGTTGCCGACAGCAACCAGTCCGCTTAACAGTATCAATCCGAGCACTATTGAAAGTATAGAAATATTGAAAGATGCTGATGCTACGGCTATTTATGGTTCGCGTGGTGCTAACGGAGTGGTGCTCATTACCACTAAAAAAGGGAAGGCGGGGAAAAGTCAATTTACAGCCAGTGCCAGTACCGGAATAGGTCAAGTGACCCGAATGCTTGATCTGCTACATACCGAGGATTATCGTGCTATACGCCAACAGGCATTTGCCAATGACGGGATTACTGATTACCCTTATAATGCTTATGATGTTAACGGTACTTGGGATTCTACAAGGTATACCGATTGGCAAAAGGAACTTACTGGTGGTACTACTACAATTAAAACACTACAAGCAGCTGTTTCTGGGGGCTCGGCACAGACCCATTTTTTGGTTAGCGGGAATACCTATACACAAAGCACGGTTTTTCCCGGTGACTTTTATTATAAAAAAGGAGGCGTGCATGTGAGCTTAGACCACGAGAGTGAAGATAAACGTTTTAAAGTGGTGTTTTCTGGCAGTTATGATGTGCAACACAACGATCAACCGGCAGCAGACCTGACCCGAATATCGCGGAACCTTGCACCTAATGCACCTGCACTTTATGATGCTGAAGGCAACCTGAATTGGGAAAACAGCAGTTGGGAGAATCCTTTAGCAGCTCTTCACGCCGAGGCTTTGGCCAAGACCAACAGTCTAGTAGCGAACAGCACATTCTCCTATCAACTGCCTTATAATTTCACAGCTAAAACCAGCCTTGGTTTTACGGACCTACATCATCATGAAAGCCGTACTGATCCTTCTTCCATCTATGACCCTGTATATGAAGCAGGACCTGAATATTCGGCTATATTTCTCACTACGACGGGGCGACGCTCTTGGATAGTGGAACCACAATTGAACTGGCAGCACAATTTAGGTCACGGTAAAATTGATGTGCTTTTTGGAGGGACGTTTCAAAATCAGCTAAGTGACAGATTGATACAGTATGGTTCGGGTTTTACTAGCAACAGTTTACTCTATAATCTGGCTTCTGCCAGTTTCAGCAAAACTTACTATGACGATGAAACGGTGTATCGCTACCAAGCTTTCTTCGGGCGAGTAAACCTGTCGTGGAAGGATATGTATTTTGTGAACCTGACCGGTCGTCGTGACGGTTCGAGTCGTTTTGGTCCCGGAAAGCAGTTTGCCAATTTTGGTGCGGTAGGTGCTGCCTGGTTATTCTCATCAGCAAACCTACTTAAAGAACACTTGTCCTTACTGAGTTTTGGAAAGCTACGTGGTAGTTATGGTGTGACGGGAAATGACCAGATAGGTGATTACCAATATCTTGATACTTACCAGTCTTCAGGCAATGTATATGACGGAACAGTAGGACTGCAACCGATGCGATTGTTTAATCCTAATTTCAGTTGGGAGAGCAACCGAAAAATGGAAGCTGCTATCGAACTTGGTTTTCTAGGGGATAGAATCTTTACGACTGCGAGTTGGTACCGCAATCGTTCCTCGAATCAACTTATAGGAATGCCGTTGCCAGCCACAACCGGTTTTACCTCCCTGCAATCAAATCTTGCCGCTACGGTGCAAAATACAGGACTCGAACTGACCTTGCGCACTGTGAACGTTCAAAAGGATGCTTTTGGATGGACTACGAGTTTCAATATCACCGTGCCTAAAAATAAGCTGATTGCTTTTCCGGGATTAGAAGCCAGTACTTACCGAAACCAATATGTTATTGGAGAATCTATCAACATTCAGAAATTGTATCACTATACCGGTATTAATCCGCAGTTAGGAGTTTATGAATTTGAGGATGTGAATGGTGATGGGATTTTATCTTTTGCTGACGATGCACAGACGTTTAGGGATTTCAGCCGTGAATATTATGGGGGATTGCAAAATCAATTGCGGTATAAACGATTTCAATTGGATTTTCTTTTCCAATTTGTAAAGCAACTTAATTGGAATGCGGCTTCACCGTATTCGGCTCCGGGTGCTTTTGGCAATCAACCCACATCTATATTGGGCAGTTGGCAACAGGCTGGCGATAGCGGACCGAACCAAATTTACACCACAGGATTGAACAGTAATGCCGTGAATGCATATGGACGCTATGCTAACAGTGATGTGGCAGTGAGTGATGCATCTTATGTACGCCTTAAAAATATTGCTGTTTCTTATGACGTGCCCACTACTACTATAGGTTTGCAATGTAGACTATTCCTGCAGGCTCAAAATCTGTTGACGCTAACCAGCTATAAAGACGGCGATCCAGAGTTCAGAAGTTTTAATTATCTGCCTCCTATGCGCATTATCAGTTTTGGAGCCGAATATAAATTTTAA
- a CDS encoding helix-turn-helix domain-containing protein yields MNNDDFTLEKIALGIRINELRQKILNPINKKPISQEELGLIANVTKKTIGEIERGETNPKLETLLMICKGLNVTIKELFNFDLEKYKTVKIKKDA; encoded by the coding sequence ATGAATAACGACGATTTCACATTAGAAAAGATAGCTCTCGGAATTAGAATAAACGAACTTAGACAAAAGATTTTAAATCCCATTAACAAGAAACCAATTTCTCAGGAAGAATTAGGGCTAATAGCAAATGTTACAAAAAAAACGATTGGAGAAATAGAGAGAGGTGAAACTAACCCTAAATTAGAAACCTTATTGATGATTTGTAAAGGACTTAATGTCACAATCAAGGAGCTATTTAATTTTGATCTTGAAAAGTACAAAACCGTGAAAATAAAAAAAGATGCCTAA
- a CDS encoding RteC domain-containing protein — MKYKLLNKKEEIEFFRNIKPKFASKLIYYNEIYTIETNKPLGSQKTIRKYYKAELLKLKVFFDENQEFYRYYRTNNQCLDATYFIRGKYDVKLTLDSFYFQADPRFSTSHDYKLAKIMANDLLKSYFESELEKLENKKKSSTAPPSLHKSQKWTGSKVELIELIYALHTEGAINNGTSGLKEIASFFEYTFSIDLGQFNRVFLEIRNRKSDRTKFLNTLKNKLIIRMDDADEN, encoded by the coding sequence ATGAAATATAAATTGTTAAATAAGAAGGAGGAAATAGAATTCTTTCGAAACATCAAACCAAAGTTTGCCAGTAAACTGATTTATTACAACGAAATCTATACTATCGAAACCAACAAGCCATTGGGTTCTCAAAAAACAATACGCAAATATTATAAAGCAGAACTCCTTAAACTAAAAGTCTTTTTTGATGAAAATCAGGAATTTTACCGCTACTACCGCACCAATAATCAATGCCTCGATGCTACGTATTTTATAAGAGGCAAATACGATGTAAAATTGACACTCGATAGTTTTTACTTTCAGGCAGATCCTCGTTTTTCTACTTCACATGACTATAAATTGGCAAAAATAATGGCCAATGATTTACTTAAATCCTACTTCGAATCAGAACTTGAAAAATTGGAAAATAAGAAAAAAAGTAGCACTGCCCCTCCTTCATTGCATAAAAGCCAAAAGTGGACAGGATCAAAAGTAGAGTTGATTGAACTGATCTATGCACTGCATACGGAAGGTGCTATTAATAACGGAACATCTGGACTCAAAGAAATTGCAAGCTTTTTCGAATACACTTTTTCTATTGATTTGGGTCAGTTCAATAGGGTTTTTCTCGAAATCCGAAATAGGAAATCCGACAGAACAAAATTTCTGAATACGCTCAAAAATAAGCTGATAATCCGTATGGACGATGCAGATGAGAATTAA
- a CDS encoding AraC family transcriptional regulator has protein sequence MTKKYFLIIWICFYYYANAQQKNFVIPDSLEAKSYEYFNKNILYKERDSIKERLYTKSWLTKAKRERNFGQMALAYKTLIYKSNKKLQLRYADSMVIAAKKTADIELIGSVYMTKGIVHYDRKEHMKALDSYLIADKYISKTYNLYLIYKVKYVIGQIKYYLGFYDEAITLFKECVKYFKEEDDRAYLNSLHSLGLCYNLTGKYKLCSQTNQMGLRAGLRFKNSEMQSYFIHSEGINQYFNHNYSDAIKKLTMALPAVRHNKDFANETVAYFYIGKSYWSQNLKEKALPYFKKINEAFQKQNYIRPDLREAYEILIDYYHQRNNKELQLYYISALLKVDHVLSQDYKYLSGKIHKEYDTKKLLQTKRDIEQSMKYRTVAGFSIIIIMTLVIAFLTFRHFRNKRLFEELMNRKPDKVRSLVSDNDSKEMELDISAEVVMGILKNLEKFEHNKKYLQKDMNLRKIASLLNTNTKYVSKIIARYRGKRTIDYISDLKIDHVIELLKNENKYRNYTNKALGEESGFGSTQIFTRAFNNRTGLSPTYFISKLRDQFHP, from the coding sequence ATGACAAAAAAATACTTTCTTATAATATGGATATGCTTTTATTATTATGCAAATGCACAGCAAAAGAATTTTGTCATTCCGGACAGTCTTGAAGCCAAAAGCTATGAATATTTTAACAAAAACATATTATATAAAGAACGAGACAGCATCAAAGAGCGTCTTTATACAAAATCATGGCTAACAAAGGCAAAAAGGGAGAGAAACTTTGGTCAAATGGCACTGGCCTATAAAACCTTGATATATAAAAGCAATAAAAAATTACAACTTAGATATGCCGATAGTATGGTGATAGCGGCTAAAAAAACAGCCGACATTGAATTAATCGGATCAGTCTACATGACAAAAGGTATTGTGCATTATGATCGTAAAGAACACATGAAGGCACTCGATAGCTACCTGATAGCAGATAAATATATTTCAAAGACATATAACCTATACCTTATTTATAAAGTAAAATATGTTATTGGTCAAATCAAATATTACCTTGGTTTTTACGATGAGGCAATAACATTGTTTAAAGAATGCGTCAAATATTTTAAGGAAGAAGATGACCGTGCGTATCTAAATTCGCTTCATTCTCTAGGACTCTGTTATAACTTGACGGGTAAATATAAGCTGTGCAGCCAGACAAATCAGATGGGACTGCGTGCTGGTCTACGCTTTAAAAATTCAGAAATGCAGTCCTACTTCATCCATTCCGAAGGGATTAATCAGTATTTCAATCACAATTATAGTGATGCGATTAAGAAATTAACAATGGCGTTACCTGCAGTGAGACATAATAAGGACTTTGCAAACGAAACGGTGGCGTATTTTTACATCGGTAAAAGCTACTGGTCACAAAATCTTAAGGAAAAAGCGTTGCCTTATTTCAAAAAAATAAATGAGGCATTTCAAAAGCAAAATTACATACGTCCGGATTTACGGGAAGCGTATGAAATATTAATTGACTATTATCACCAGAGAAACAACAAGGAATTACAGTTATACTACATCAGTGCTCTTTTAAAAGTAGACCACGTTCTCAGTCAGGACTACAAATATCTTTCAGGAAAAATACACAAGGAATACGACACAAAAAAATTACTTCAAACAAAACGTGATATTGAGCAGTCAATGAAATACAGGACAGTTGCGGGATTTAGTATCATTATTATAATGACTTTAGTTATTGCTTTTCTAACTTTTAGGCATTTTAGAAATAAAAGATTATTTGAAGAGTTAATGAATCGCAAACCCGATAAGGTCAGATCATTAGTTTCGGACAATGACAGTAAAGAAATGGAACTGGATATCAGCGCTGAAGTGGTTATGGGAATTCTAAAAAATCTTGAAAAATTTGAACACAATAAAAAATACCTTCAAAAAGACATGAATTTGCGAAAAATAGCTTCATTATTAAACACCAACACGAAATACGTTTCAAAAATTATTGCACGCTACCGAGGCAAAAGAACCATTGACTATATCAGCGATTTAAAGATCGATCATGTTATAGAATTACTCAAAAACGAAAACAAATATCGCAATTATACCAATAAGGCATTAGGTGAAGAATCCGGCTTCGGTTCTACCCAAATCTTTACACGCGCATTCAATAATCGAACAGGCCTATCCCCCACCTACTTCATTAGTAAATTACGAGATCAATTTCATCCATAG
- a CDS encoding helix-turn-helix domain-containing protein, whose product MHFEELIKTIKERRQMLQVTQETVAELSGVGLRTLKQFESGKGNPTLHTLQKLADVLGLEISLKIKK is encoded by the coding sequence ATGCACTTTGAAGAATTAATAAAGACCATAAAAGAGCGAAGACAGATGCTTCAGGTTACCCAAGAAACGGTAGCCGAGTTATCAGGTGTTGGTCTACGAACATTAAAACAATTTGAAAGTGGAAAAGGAAACCCTACACTGCATACGTTACAAAAACTGGCTGATGTGCTAGGCTTAGAAATCAGTTTAAAAATTAAAAAATAG
- a CDS encoding HipA N-terminal domain-containing protein — MRKAAIVYKEEEAGILMQHDGGSFTFRYNDNWMADPNKPGISLTLPKNQQEFNSKFLFPFFYNMLPEGSNKQVVCKYNRIDNDDYFGLLMTVAKYDSIGAVRVVKTEK, encoded by the coding sequence ATGAGAAAAGCAGCAATAGTATATAAAGAGGAAGAAGCTGGCATCTTAATGCAACACGATGGCGGTTCTTTTACATTCCGTTATAATGATAATTGGATGGCAGACCCCAATAAGCCCGGTATCAGTCTTACTTTACCTAAAAACCAGCAAGAATTTAATTCAAAATTCTTGTTCCCTTTTTTTTACAACATGCTACCGGAAGGATCTAATAAACAAGTAGTATGCAAGTACAATAGAATAGATAATGACGATTATTTCGGCTTACTGATGACTGTCGCAAAATACGACAGTATCGGAGCAGTCAGAGTTGTTAAAACAGAAAAATGA
- a CDS encoding HipA domain-containing protein has translation MMSLAEIKYCPGTLAEGFDTYNRTCLKRVFQGKKVYHILPYDAPASNPETDKLFEENRKQMSISGVQEKFSVLLDKNKLRLAKEEERGAYILKPIPSIGKRPDQMPANEHLTMQIARQIYGIETAENALIFFKNGAPAYITKRFDIKEDSTKLAQEDFASLSGRTPQTHGEHYKYLGNYLELFQLMQKHLPAYKLEAPKLLKILIFNYLFSNGDAHFKNFSLLETPMGDYRLSPAYDLLNSRIHIEDKDFALDDGLLPRNLAGGKMSQQFAKLSEQAEINVKIFNEIMELMLSKSEFVKKMIAASFLSDTTKRNYLQAYQGRLIQLMKG, from the coding sequence ATGATGAGTTTAGCTGAAATAAAATATTGTCCTGGAACCTTAGCAGAAGGTTTTGACACCTATAATAGAACCTGCTTGAAAAGAGTATTTCAGGGTAAAAAAGTGTATCATATATTACCTTATGATGCACCAGCATCCAATCCTGAAACGGATAAACTTTTTGAAGAAAATCGAAAACAGATGTCCATTTCAGGGGTTCAGGAAAAATTCTCTGTTCTACTGGATAAGAACAAATTACGACTTGCAAAGGAAGAGGAACGTGGTGCTTATATTCTAAAACCAATTCCCTCCATAGGTAAAAGGCCGGATCAGATGCCAGCCAATGAACACCTAACCATGCAAATTGCCCGTCAAATCTACGGAATAGAAACAGCTGAAAATGCATTAATCTTCTTTAAAAATGGAGCTCCTGCCTATATTACCAAGCGATTTGACATAAAAGAAGACAGCACTAAACTAGCACAAGAAGATTTTGCGTCCTTGTCCGGAAGAACACCACAAACCCATGGAGAGCATTATAAGTATTTAGGAAACTATTTAGAGTTATTTCAACTAATGCAAAAACATTTACCGGCATACAAATTAGAAGCTCCTAAACTTTTAAAAATACTTATTTTTAATTATCTGTTTTCAAATGGAGATGCGCACTTTAAAAATTTTTCTTTGCTTGAAACCCCAATGGGAGATTATCGATTAAGTCCTGCCTATGATCTATTGAATAGTCGTATTCATATTGAGGATAAAGACTTTGCACTAGATGACGGGCTTTTACCGCGAAATCTAGCAGGAGGAAAAATGAGTCAGCAATTTGCCAAATTATCAGAACAGGCGGAAATCAATGTGAAAATTTTCAATGAAATTATGGAACTTATGCTTTCAAAATCAGAATTTGTAAAAAAAATGATAGCAGCATCTTTTCTCAGTGATACTACAAAAAGAAATTATTTGCAAGCCTACCAAGGTCGTTTAATACAACTAATGAAAGGATAA
- a CDS encoding DUF5675 family protein, with amino-acid sequence MVIVLSRTYFPDGTNGKLECEGKFICNTIELPWKKNEKKVSCIPEGKYCIRKRYSDKFKWHLEVMNVENRKGILIHPANNALLELKGCIAPVTKISGAGLGLMSRSAFYKLKESIYKRLDREEDVCLIVQPACSEQVLKL; translated from the coding sequence ATGGTTATAGTACTATCCAGAACTTATTTCCCTGATGGAACAAATGGTAAACTCGAATGCGAGGGTAAATTTATTTGCAACACCATTGAATTGCCATGGAAGAAAAATGAGAAGAAAGTTTCTTGCATTCCGGAAGGGAAATATTGTATCAGAAAGCGGTACAGCGACAAATTTAAGTGGCATTTGGAAGTGATGAATGTGGAAAACAGAAAAGGGATTCTGATTCATCCGGCAAACAATGCCCTTTTAGAATTAAAGGGCTGTATCGCTCCCGTAACGAAAATTTCGGGAGCAGGTTTAGGTTTGATGTCACGAAGCGCCTTTTATAAATTAAAAGAGTCAATTTATAAAAGGTTAGACCGGGAGGAAGACGTGTGTTTAATTGTTCAACCAGCCTGCAGCGAGCAGGTCTTAAAATTGTAA
- a CDS encoding DUF6169 family protein, translated as MPNLYSYTFDEFTSTYSFITKNNILYRIAFLVDETLNSISASDILIENVYQIVIEKVSDELEPFDNLVSKTIENIVCAFFSNMNNSLIYICSDDHGKGKIRFTVFDRWYRNSSFNQFVTKIDNIISFDSEGINYNLYTSFLYHNDNPNIEYIVATYNDIEKVLNSGK; from the coding sequence TTGCCAAACCTCTATAGTTATACCTTCGACGAATTCACAAGCACTTATAGTTTTATCACCAAAAATAATATTTTATATAGGATTGCTTTTTTAGTGGATGAAACTCTAAATTCTATTTCAGCTAGCGATATATTAATTGAAAATGTTTATCAAATTGTAATCGAAAAGGTTAGCGATGAATTAGAGCCATTCGACAACTTGGTGTCCAAAACTATTGAAAATATAGTTTGTGCTTTTTTTTCTAATATGAATAATTCTCTAATTTATATTTGCTCAGACGACCACGGGAAAGGAAAAATTCGCTTTACTGTTTTTGATAGGTGGTATAGAAATAGCTCATTTAATCAATTTGTTACTAAAATTGATAATATTATATCCTTTGATTCTGAAGGAATAAATTATAATTTATATACTTCATTCCTCTATCATAATGACAATCCGAATATTGAATATATAGTTGCGACTTATAATGACATTGAAAAAGTGCTAAATTCTGGCAAATAA
- a CDS encoding tyrosine-protein phosphatase, which produces MFTLFKSKPVLKDLIPEGHIDIHSHLLPGIDDGARNFEDTLRLTQALQGFGVSQFITTPHIIQYVWDNTHEQILSKKATTALELEKNNITVPFSAAAEYLMDDQFVQLFQSHELLTLKDNYVLVEMSYINAPIQLYSILFDLQVAGYIPVLAHPERYLFYHNNFNEYVKLKRAGCLFQLNLLSVVGYYGAEITKIAEQLLAKGMYTYVGSDVHHDKHIASFDQKVKLKDLVPLKEAIANNQFFKV; this is translated from the coding sequence ATGTTTACACTTTTCAAATCAAAACCGGTACTAAAGGACCTCATTCCTGAGGGGCACATTGACATTCACTCGCATCTTTTGCCTGGCATTGATGATGGCGCGAGAAATTTTGAAGATACTTTACGCCTCACACAAGCGCTCCAAGGTTTTGGCGTTTCCCAGTTTATCACCACTCCACATATTATTCAATATGTTTGGGATAATACCCACGAGCAAATCCTATCTAAGAAAGCAACTACGGCTTTGGAATTGGAGAAAAATAATATTACTGTTCCTTTTAGCGCCGCCGCAGAATATTTGATGGATGATCAGTTTGTGCAGCTTTTTCAGTCACACGAATTACTGACGCTAAAAGATAATTATGTATTAGTTGAAATGTCTTATATCAATGCCCCAATCCAACTGTATTCTATATTATTTGACTTGCAGGTGGCGGGATATATACCAGTGCTAGCCCATCCAGAACGCTACTTATTTTATCATAACAATTTCAATGAGTACGTAAAACTAAAAAGAGCGGGGTGTTTATTCCAGCTAAATTTATTGTCGGTAGTGGGTTATTATGGCGCCGAAATTACTAAAATAGCCGAGCAACTTCTGGCAAAAGGAATGTACACTTATGTGGGTTCTGATGTGCATCACGACAAACACATTGCTTCATTTGATCAAAAAGTAAAACTAAAAGACTTGGTTCCACTAAAGGAAGCGATTGCCAACAATCAATTTTTTAAGGTTTAG
- a CDS encoding GIY-YIG nuclease family protein, producing the protein MKQSFVYILKCSDTSYYTGVTSNLTSRIFKHDSGFYPDSYTCSRRPLQLVFYCEFTDINLAIETEKQIKKWSRAKKEALINGDFDALVNLAKKKFN; encoded by the coding sequence ATGAAGCAATCCTTTGTTTACATTTTAAAATGTTCTGATACTAGTTATTATACTGGGGTTACTAGTAATTTGACAAGTAGGATTTTCAAACATGATTCGGGATTTTATCCTGACAGTTATACTTGTAGTAGAAGACCATTGCAGTTGGTGTTTTATTGTGAATTTACAGATATTAATCTGGCCATAGAAACGGAAAAACAAATTAAAAAATGGTCAAGAGCTAAAAAAGAAGCTTTAATTAATGGAGATTTTGATGCTTTGGTGAATCTCGCCAAGAAAAAATTTAATTAA